Below is a genomic region from Calditrichota bacterium.
TTTGCTCTGCCGCCGGACGCACCTCTTTGGCAGCGGATGCAGGCGCTCGACTTCCGGGCTCAAGGGCTCTGCGCAGCCGGTCTCGTCGCCGCGGGACGACCGCTTACTTGCAGCGGCGCCAGTCTGGCCGTCCGGAGAGTGGCGTTTGAAGCCGTCAAGGGCTACGAAGGCGTCGATCACTACACCTCCGGCGACGACGAGTTGCTGATGGCCAAAATCGCCGCGACAGAGTGGCGCATCGCAGCGACATCGGGCGAAGCCGCCGTGGTGATGACCCGCCCTCCGACGTCCTTAAAGGATCTGTGGAATCAGCGCCTCCGCTGGGCCTCGAAGACCTCGCGATACCGCGGCACGGAGGCGTTGATCCTGGGCGGCGTCTTCCTCTTCTATGTGATGCTGATGTTGGCGCCGCTGACAGCCTGGCTGCGAGGTGCCTGGTGGCCCCTAACTGCGATCTTCGTAGCCAAGGTCTGGCTCGACCAGACGGTCATCGTCCGGGGACTACGGCTCTTCGAGGGCGGACGGCTGCGCTGGTTCGACTTTCTTATGGCCGAACTGTTCCATCCCCCGTTCATTGTCGCGGCAGTGTTGGGCGGCAGGTTCGGCACTTTTCGCTGGAAGGACGAGTCCTACGAGCACGGCCGGGCTGTGAAGCGTGATTGATCTTCTCCCCGATCTTGCCGCGCGGATCCTGCCGGATGTTGCGTCGCGAGGTCAAGGCCGGCACATCTACCTCACCTTTGACGACGGTCCCGATCCCGACATCACACCGCAACTGCTCGACCATCTCGGGCATGCATCCGTCCGGGCTGCCTTCTTCCTGACGGGCCGGCAGGTGGAGCGGCACCCCGACATTGCCCGTCGGATTATTAGGGAAGGGCATATCTTAGGCAGCCATGGCTACGACCATCGCCCCTTGACGTTTGCTTCGCCGGGAAGGGCTGGTGCCGACCTCGACCGTGCCGATGCGGCGATCCGCCAGGCGACCGGGTTCTGCCCGTTCCTCTACCGTCCGCCGTATGGACGGATTGGACCGGGCGTCTATCGCGCCGCCCGACTGCGCGAACGGCGAATCGTCCTCTGGCGCTACGCCCCGGGCGACTGGAAACCGCTCGGCCGGGAATTGCTCGCCGCGCGACTGCTTCGTAATGTCGGACCGGGTGACATCGTCCTCCTGCACGACCGGGGAGCGGGGGTAGGCGACCTGATTGCCGCTCTGCCCGAAGTCCTGGCGGAATGGCAGCGGCGCGGGATGACCTTCACCGCGCTGCCGTAGCGCTTGCCGATGACCTTCGACGATCTTCCTTCGCTCCTGCCGCTGGCAGCGCTCTATGCCGAAACCCACTACCGGTTCCGGTTCTTCCCCTTCAGTCTCTACTATCGCCGCGCCCCCGAGATCATCTTCGACGCGCCTTACCGCGTCGAGCCGGGACAGCCGGTGCCGGTGGCGCTCATCGTCAAGGATGGCAACCGGTTCCCGGTCCGGATCGAGGAGGTTACACTGACGCTTCGGTCGGGGAATGGATTGCCTTCGATGCCGGCCCTACGAAGATCGTTCAGAATCGATGAAGTAACCACCAATCCGCTGCATTACTACCTCTTCGAAGTCGATCCGGGGCATCTTTCGCCCGGCGAGGTCGCACTCGACGCGCAGGCTCGCGTCCGCCAGGCAAGCCGGATTCGCATCGTCCATAATGACAACTATCCCGGCCTAACGCACTCGCCGCTTCGGATTCACCTGGCAGCAGATCCGCTCCCGTCGCTGCCGGACTGGACGGCCGGTGAACTCCATTGCCACACCTCCTACGGCAGCGATCAGGTCGAGTTCGGCGCGCCGCTCGAGGTGATCCAGCGCTTTGCCGCAGCCTTGGGGCATGGCTGGGCGACTCTGACCGACCATTCCTACAACCTCGACGATCTCCCGGACGACTACCTTAAGCGCGATCCCGCTCTCGCCAAATGGAACGCCCTATGGGACGAAGCAGACCGGCTCAACCAAATGGACGCACCCTGCCTCATCCCGGGCGAGGAACTGACCTGCCGTAACGCGCGCGGCCGGAACGTCCATATGATCATTCTCGGCAACCGGGAGTTCCTTCACGGCAGCGGCGATGGAGCCGAGCGGTGGTTCCGGACGGAAAGCGAGTGGTCGGTCGGCGAGGCACTGGCCCGGATCTCACCGCAGGCTTTCGCTGCCGCTGCGCACCCGCTTGCCCCGACGCCGCCGCTCGAATACCTGCTCGTCCGGCGCGGGAGTTGGGAGGCATCCGACCTTGCCGAAGGCAGACTCGACGGCTGGCAGATCGCCAACGGCGAATGGGATGAGGGCTTTCGCAGAGGCTATGACGAATGGCGTAAGGCGCTGCTGTCCGGTGAAATGCGAATTATCTTCGGCGGCAACGACGCGCACGGCAACTTCAACCGGTTTCGTCAGGTGCGCCTGCCGATGGTGCGCCTTCAAGAGCACCACCGGAACCGCTTCGGGGTCGTCACAACACGCGTGAAGGCGGGCCCAAAGCCGCGTCCGGCGGAGGTGATTGCTGCACTTAAAGCCGGTGAAGCCGTTGTCAGCGACGGGCCGGCGCTCGCTCTGCGCCGCATCGAAAGACCGCCTGATGGAAATGCCCGTCCCGAAGTCGAGGCAGTATGGTCGAGCAGCGACGAGTTTGGCCCGGTGCGAAGAGTGAGTCTCTTCGGAATTACCAGAGACCTTGAAGTGGACTTCCTTAAGGAGCGGACAGACGACCCGGCAGGCCGAATGCCTTATGGTGGGAGCCTCCGCCTGACAGTGCCGGATGGAGCCAACGTCCGGGCAGAACTGGAGACTATCGGGAAGGAAGGGCGAACACATCGCGCCTTCACCAATCCGATCCTCCTGAAATAACGGAACTAACCGGCACTTGAGGGTGAGGATCCGGAGCGGCGGGAAGATTTCCCGACCCGGCGCGTCAAAATGGCTTGACAAGAGGCATTCCCGTGTCTATATTGCTTCACCTTCTCTCGCTTCCAATCTAACATCACTTTTTTCAAGGACTAAGCATATGACTGAGCCGGCACCGGCGGGGGCCGAATACCTCGAGGTCTGGGAGCAGATCGTCGAGCGACTCAAGGCAGCCCTGCCTCACAGTGCCTATGCGACTTGGTTCCGGCCGGTTAAAGCCCTGGGATTTGACGGCTCGAATCTGACCTTGGGTGTCGGTTCACGGTTTCACCGCGAGTGGATTGAGGCTCACTACCGGCAACCGCTCGTCGATGCGGTCGGCGCTGTGCTAGGGAGTGACATCCGAATCGTCTTCCAGATCGTCGGACTGGATCAAAAGAGTATCGTATCGGTTGAGCCGCCTGTGCCCTTGGTGACGACTGCCGTATCTACTAACGGCAGCGGACCGTCGCACGCGGTGCAGGAGCGGTTCGAGAGCAACCTCAACAACGCTTTTACTTTTGCAAACTACGTTGAGGGCGATTGTAACCGCTTCGCCCGGGCGGCGGCGGTTGCCTGCTCGGAACAGCCCGGCAAGACGCCCTTCAACCCTTTGATGATCTACGGCGGCCCGGGGCTCGGCAAGACCCATCTTTTGCAGGCTATCGGTAACTATATTATGGAGAACCGCACCGCGCGCAAGGTTGTTTATACGACCAGCGAGCAGTTCACCAACGGGTTCGTCGAGGCACTCAAGTCGGGCAAGGTCGATGCATTTAGCAAGTCGCACCGGAGGGTCGATGTGCTGTTGATCGACGATGTTCAATTTCTGATGGCAAAGGAGAAGACCCAGGAGGAGTTCTTTCACACCTTTAACGCGCTTCATCACGCCGGCAAGCAACTGGTCTTCTCCTCAGACCGGCCGCCGCGGGATCTGACCGGTTTCGATGAGCGCCTGGTAAGCCGCCTTCAGTGGGGCCTGGTCACCGAGATTACCGCTCCCGAATATGAAACGCGGATGGCGATCCTCATGCAGCGAGCGGAACAGGAGGGCATTGCGCTGCCGGAGGATGTTGCGCACTTCCTGGCGCTCAATGTCACCGATAACATCCGCAGTCTTCAAGGTGCGCTTATTCACATGCTGGCTCAATCCTCGCTTCTGGGAAGGGTCATTTCAGTCGATTTGGCACGGCAGGTGATGCGTAACTTTGCCACCCATATCGAAACGACCATATCTATTGAGCGCATTCAACAGATCGTGGCCGATACTTACGACATGAGCAGCGATCTGCTTCGTTCCAAGACCCGCCGCCGGGATATCGCCGAAGCCCGAATGGTTGCGATGTTCCTGGCGACAGAATATACCCGCCATACTTTGAAGGCTATAGGACTACACTTTGGCGGCCGGGATCATGCAACCATCATTCACGCCCGTGAGACGATCAATGAACGCTGTAAGGAGGACAAGCAAATGATGGCACAAATCGAAGAACTGCGACGTCGGATCGAAATGGCTTCTTTATAGTTTGTCTTTTATTCACATATCCACAGCCGGAGTGTTACTTATTTTTCGTTAGGTGTCTACTATTTCAATCTCGACTATTTTGTTCCTTATCTCAATCGTGATGTTTATGGATTTTTACTTCCTTCTTTAGGATGTTCTTATCTACCTTTAAGAAACCTTGCTTGTTCACATATTCACCACACTATAACATCAACAAGTTTTCAATTTATCCTCATATAGGTAACAAGGATGAGGTTCTCTTTTTCCCAGTCGGTCATTTCGCGGGGTCTTCAGAAGGTGATGGGCGCAGTATCGTCCAAGGTGCCGATACCGTCGCTTTCCAATGTCCACCTTCGAATCGAAGATCATAAACTTCATATTACTGCGACGGACCTTGAGGTTACGGTCACGGCCAGTGTGGAACTGGTCGAAAGCGACGGGACCGGAGCCGTTCTGGTTCAAGCCAAGCGGCTGCAGGAGTTGATCAACGCCCTGCCCGATATGGTGCTGGAGATGGAGGTCACAGATAACTTCAAGGTCTCGCTCAAGGGCGAGGGATTGGGTCATTATCAGATCCCCGGCGGCAACCCGCTTGACTTTCCTGAACTGCCAACCGTCGATGCCGGTCTGAATCTGAAGATGTCAGGGACAACACTCAAGCGCATGGTCGGCAAGACGATCTTTGCCGTATCCAAGGACGATATGCGTCCGGTCTTGACGGGTCTGCTCCTGCAGGTGAAAGGCTCGGAGGTACGGATGGTGGCGACCGATGGGCACCGGCTGTCGAAGATATCGCGGTTCGATGCGAACATCACCGGGGAGCCGCGGGATGAGGTGATCCCGATGAAGGCGTTGAACCTGCTAACCCGCAGCCTCGACGACGATGATGAGGTCTCTATCGGCCTGGCGCAGACGCGCGCGGTCTTTCATACCGACGGGCAGCGGCTCATTACCCGGCTCATCGATGGCAACTATCCAAAGTATGAGCAGGTCATACCAACCAGTCAGCCTTCGCAGTTGCGCATCCGGACGGGGGAGTGGATGTCGGCGGTGCGGCGGACATCGATCTTCGCCAGCAGCATCTCGCATCAGGTGAAACTTGATATCAAAGCCGGTGAACTAAAGATCGAGGCGAGTGACCCGGAGTATGGCGGTCACGCTGAGGAGCACGTCCCCTGCAACTTCGTCGGCGAAGATCTCGAGATTGCCTACAACTCGCAGTATCTGAGCGATTGCCTGCGCCAGATCGACACTGAGGATACCGAAGTCGGACTCAGCAATTCGAACGACGCCGCGATCATCAAGCCGACCCATCAGGCGACGGACGAAGAGTTCCTGATGCTGCTGATGCCGATTCGATTGAGATAGGAATAGGATTACCCCCCAAGGTTGCCCCCTATCGGGGCTTTCAAACCTCCGTGTCCCCGATGGGGGTGCGAGCCAATCGGCTTGCGATTGTCTTGACGCACGGAGCACCGCACAGGAGCAGGTGGTTCTCGTCAGTTTCCACCTGCTCCCAAGGCGGAATAAATAATTATTAATGGGTGCATCAAATAGTAGCATCAGTAGGACGGTCATTCTTGTCCGTCCTAAGGGCAGGCAAGAATGCCTGCCCTACTTGGGAATACCACCATCATCTGCGCACATTAATAAATGGAGTGTGCAGGCAATATAAGTCGTCGTTCCCGCGCAGGCGGGAACCCACGCTAACCAATCGGGTTTGGATCCCCGCCGGTGCGAGGATGACGCTGCCGGCTGCTTAACTATGGGACAGCGCAGGAACCACAACCTTCCCCGTGAAGAGCCCCCCCACAAGCCCCGCTACGGCACCGGCCGGAAGTGGGAGCAAGCCCGTCCTCGCACCGAACACGACCAGCGCGTCGCCGGCGTCCTCGAGTCGCTCTTCGAAGCGCTTGGCGTCCAGAGACGCGTTCGCGAGCAAGCCGCGCTGAAGGTCTGGGACGACGTCGTAGGCGCACAAATTGCGTCCGTGGCACGTCCGCAGGGCATCGAAAACGGCGTCCTGACCGTTAAGGTGAAAGGTGCCGCCTGGAAGAATGAACTGACCTACCTTGAAACCGGGATTCGCACCCGGCTCAACGCCGCCCTCGCCTCCGACCTTGTCCGGACGATCAAGTTTTTGTAAATTGACTTGATTGGGCGAACTCCGCCGGAACCGCAGCCGTGCTGAGCACCATACCGCCTGTGTTCGATAAGCCTCGTTTGGAAATCATCCCGATGCCCCGTTCTTCCTCCGCCGGATCCGAGCCGATGCTCGAAGCCGGCACCTATAGCGCCAGCGATATCCAGGTATTGAAGGGCCTTGAGGCCGTCCAGCGTCGTCCCGCCATGTATATCGGCGACGTCAGCGCTCGCGGCCTCCACCATCTCATTTACGAAGTGGTCGATAACTCCATCGACGAAGCGATGGGGGGTTACTGTTCGCGCATCACCGTCGTCCTCAATGCCGACGGGTCGGTAACGGTGGAAGACAACGGGCGCGGCATACCGGTCGATATCCATCCCGAAGAGAAGAAGTCGGCGCTCGAAGTTGTGATGACCGTCCTGCATGCCGGCGGCAAGTTCGACAGGCATACTTATAAGGTCTCGGGCGGTCTGCATGGCGTCGGGGTCTCGGTGGTCAACGCCCTCTCGCTGCGCTGCCGGGTCGAGGTGGGCAGGTTCAAGCGTCTTCACATTCAGGAGTATAGACGCGGCGATCCGCTCGGGCCGGTGAAGGATCTTGGGCCGACCGACTTCCAGGGAACGCGGACGACCTTCCTTCCGGATCCAGAGATATTCAAGAACCCGGAGTGGCACTACAGCACCGTTGTCGGGCGTCTGCGGGAACTTGCATACCTGAACCGCGGCCTTGAAATCATTCTGAATGACGAGCGCCCCGGCGAAGAGCGGAGCGAGCGATTTCACTACGAAGGCGGCCTCTCAGAGTTCGTTCGCTACCTCGATGAGACGCGCCAGGCGCTCATCTCGAAGCCGATCCACATCACGGGCGAGCGCGACGGCGTACCGGTCGAGATCGCACTCCAGTGGAACGACTCCTACACCGAGAACATCTTCACCTTCGTCAACAACATCAACACCGTCGAGGGTGGGTCGCACCTGGCGGGGTTCAAGACCGCGCTGACCCGTACCCTCAATAGTTATGCCCTTCGAAATCAGATCTTTAAGAATGATAAGTTCACGCTTTCGGGCGAGGACTGCCGGGAGGGTCTGACGGCGGTCATCTCGGTGATGGTTGCCGAGCCGCAGTTTGAGGGTCAGACTAAGACCAAGTTGGGCAACAGCGAGGTGAAAGGGATCGTCGAGACGGTCTTCGGCGACGGCCTGGCGAGGTATCTCGAGGAGAACCCCTCGGTCGCGAAGAAGGTGCTGGAGAAGTCCGTCCAGGCTGCGCGGGCGCGGGATGCGGCAAGGAAGGCTCGTGAACTGGTGCGGCGCAAAGGAGCGCTCGAGTCGGGAGAATTGCCGGGCAAGTTAGCCGACTGCTCGATCAACGACCCCGAGCACTGCGAACTCTACCTTGTGGAGGGCGATTCGGCGGGCGGGTCCGCCAAGCAGGGTCGGGACCGCCGGTTTCAAGCCATTCTGCCGCTTAGGGGAAAAATCCTGAATGTCGAAAAGGCGCGGCTCGACAAGATTCTCGGCAACGCCGAAATCCGCACTATGATCGCGGCAATAGGGGCCGGCTTCAGGCTGTCGGGCGAAGAAGAAGAGGAAGTATCCGGCAACGAGAACGGCAACGGCAATGGCAACGGATCGGGTGGCTTCGACCTGGCCAAACTGCGCTACGGCAAAATCATCATAATGACCGACGCCGACGTCGATGGCGCGCACATCCGGACGCTGCTGCTGACCTTTTTCTATCGCTATATGCCGGAATTGGTCACGCAGGGGCACGTCTTTATCGCCCAGCCGCCGCTCTACCGGGTCTTCAAAGGCCGCGAGGAGCACTATGCCTACGACGACGAAGAGCGCGAGCGGCTCGCCGACCGGCTCGGCGGCAAAGGCGTCAACATCCAACGTTACAAAGGCTTGGGGGAGATGAACCCGGAGCAACTCTGGGCCACGACGATGGACCCCGAAAAGCGGACCGTGTTGAAGGTCTCGATCGAGGACGCGGCAGATGCCGACCGGCTCTTCTCGACCCTGATGGGGGACGAGGTCGAACCGCGCCGCCGCTTCATCGAGGAGAACGCGCGGTATGTCCGGAATTTGGATGTGTAGGGAGGGGTGAACGATGACAGTTACCAAAGCGGATATTGATATTTGGCGAAGCCTTCCGTCCGAAACTCAGAAAATTGAGTTTAAGGAAGCCAAGGTGCAAATTGATTCGCGAGAGATCTGCAAATACTGCACGGCCATAGCTAATGAAGGCGGAGGACACCTAATCTTGGGAGTTAGGAATAAACCCATTCCAAGGGAAATAGTGGGTTCGAAGGCAATCCACGACCCTGTAAAAGAGACCGAAAGGTTGTTCTCGGAACTCTCCTTTAGAGTTGAGATTGAAGAGGTATTGCATCCGGAAGGCCGAATAGTTGTTTTCACGATCCCATCTCGTCCGCGCGGAACGGCATACAAATATGATGGCAGATACTGGGAGCGGATCGGGCAGCAACTTAGGGAGATGAGCAGCGATACACTGCGCAGAATCTTTGCTGAAGGAACGCCGGATTGGCTTGAGGAGTATTCAAAAATAGATCTAACGCTTGACGAGGTTCTAAATCTTCTGGATTATGGATATTTTTTCAGTCGTTTCGAACTGCCGCTGCCTACGGAGAAGCGGAGTATCGTTGGCAGATTTGTGATGGAACGACTTGTAGATGAGCGGAATTACACTTACTCCATAAGACGATTATGCTCAATCTTGTTTGCGCGCAACTTGAGTGATTTTCCGGACATTTCACGGAAACTGGTGCGGGTGATAGTCTATAATGATTCGTCCAAACTTAATCCCAGACAAGAGAGGTCTTTTATCAGGGGATATGGTGTGGAATTTGAGCCTATAGTGGATTTTGTAATGAGTCAACTACCCCAGAATGAAGTGATAGAGCGAGCCGTTCGGCGAGAAGTAAGAATGGTGCCCGAATTGGCCGTGAGGGAGTTGGTGGCAAACGCGATGATACATCAGGACTTTCAAGTCCAGGGTGCAACCATTATGATAGAAATATTCCCCAACAGGCTCGAAATTAGCAATCCCGGTATGCCCATCATAAATGTGGACCGTTTCATCGACGGTTATCAATCCCGGAATGGAAGATTGACGGACTTAATGAGACTATTGGGCTATTGTGAAGCGCGA
It encodes:
- the dnaA gene encoding chromosomal replication initiator protein DnaA, producing MTEPAPAGAEYLEVWEQIVERLKAALPHSAYATWFRPVKALGFDGSNLTLGVGSRFHREWIEAHYRQPLVDAVGAVLGSDIRIVFQIVGLDQKSIVSVEPPVPLVTTAVSTNGSGPSHAVQERFESNLNNAFTFANYVEGDCNRFARAAAVACSEQPGKTPFNPLMIYGGPGLGKTHLLQAIGNYIMENRTARKVVYTTSEQFTNGFVEALKSGKVDAFSKSHRRVDVLLIDDVQFLMAKEKTQEEFFHTFNALHHAGKQLVFSSDRPPRDLTGFDERLVSRLQWGLVTEITAPEYETRMAILMQRAEQEGIALPEDVAHFLALNVTDNIRSLQGALIHMLAQSSLLGRVISVDLARQVMRNFATHIETTISIERIQQIVADTYDMSSDLLRSKTRRRDIAEARMVAMFLATEYTRHTLKAIGLHFGGRDHATIIHARETINERCKEDKQMMAQIEELRRRIEMASL
- a CDS encoding MloB, which gives rise to MTVTKADIDIWRSLPSETQKIEFKEAKVQIDSREICKYCTAIANEGGGHLILGVRNKPIPREIVGSKAIHDPVKETERLFSELSFRVEIEEVLHPEGRIVVFTIPSRPRGTAYKYDGRYWERIGQQLREMSSDTLRRIFAEGTPDWLEEYSKIDLTLDEVLNLLDYGYFFSRFELPLPTEKRSIVGRFVMERLVDERNYTYSIRRLCSILFARNLSDFPDISRKLVRVIVYNDSSKLNPRQERSFIRGYGVEFEPIVDFVMSQLPQNEVIERAVRREVRMVPELAVRELVANAMIHQDFQVQGATIMIEIFPNRLEISNPGMPIINVDRFIDGYQSRNGRLTDLMRLLGYCEARSSGIDKVINAAELYQLPAPEFRGDLIRTTAILYGQRSLDQMTGSDRVRACYQHCALKYVMRERMTNQTLRERFRLPEQKRSTISQIIQSAVQTGKIKIDERTTGSRKFARYLPYWA
- a CDS encoding glycosyltransferase — its product is MTIATIVYLTLLGIGAAAYALFTGLILKGFARLRRSPQRPSSYRPSVSVVVPARNEEAVIGETLASLLAQDYPPDRFEIVVVDDRSTDGTADVVRDAGAHAANLCLVRQTRVDPTRSPKKQALAGGVRAAKGEVIMMTDADCFHHPQWISGAIERMKREVGMVVGQARFALPPDAPLWQRMQALDFRAQGLCAAGLVAAGRPLTCSGASLAVRRVAFEAVKGYEGVDHYTSGDDELLMAKIAATEWRIAATSGEAAVVMTRPPTSLKDLWNQRLRWASKTSRYRGTEALILGGVFLFYVMLMLAPLTAWLRGAWWPLTAIFVAKVWLDQTVIVRGLRLFEGGRLRWFDFLMAELFHPPFIVAAVLGGRFGTFRWKDESYEHGRAVKRD
- a CDS encoding DUF721 domain-containing protein is translated as MGQRRNHNLPREEPPHKPRYGTGRKWEQARPRTEHDQRVAGVLESLFEALGVQRRVREQAALKVWDDVVGAQIASVARPQGIENGVLTVKVKGAAWKNELTYLETGIRTRLNAALASDLVRTIKFL
- the gyrB gene encoding DNA topoisomerase (ATP-hydrolyzing) subunit B — protein: MLEAGTYSASDIQVLKGLEAVQRRPAMYIGDVSARGLHHLIYEVVDNSIDEAMGGYCSRITVVLNADGSVTVEDNGRGIPVDIHPEEKKSALEVVMTVLHAGGKFDRHTYKVSGGLHGVGVSVVNALSLRCRVEVGRFKRLHIQEYRRGDPLGPVKDLGPTDFQGTRTTFLPDPEIFKNPEWHYSTVVGRLRELAYLNRGLEIILNDERPGEERSERFHYEGGLSEFVRYLDETRQALISKPIHITGERDGVPVEIALQWNDSYTENIFTFVNNINTVEGGSHLAGFKTALTRTLNSYALRNQIFKNDKFTLSGEDCREGLTAVISVMVAEPQFEGQTKTKLGNSEVKGIVETVFGDGLARYLEENPSVAKKVLEKSVQAARARDAARKARELVRRKGALESGELPGKLADCSINDPEHCELYLVEGDSAGGSAKQGRDRRFQAILPLRGKILNVEKARLDKILGNAEIRTMIAAIGAGFRLSGEEEEEVSGNENGNGNGNGSGGFDLAKLRYGKIIIMTDADVDGAHIRTLLLTFFYRYMPELVTQGHVFIAQPPLYRVFKGREEHYAYDDEERERLADRLGGKGVNIQRYKGLGEMNPEQLWATTMDPEKRTVLKVSIEDAADADRLFSTLMGDEVEPRRRFIEENARYVRNLDV
- the dnaN gene encoding DNA polymerase III subunit beta, which produces MRFSFSQSVISRGLQKVMGAVSSKVPIPSLSNVHLRIEDHKLHITATDLEVTVTASVELVESDGTGAVLVQAKRLQELINALPDMVLEMEVTDNFKVSLKGEGLGHYQIPGGNPLDFPELPTVDAGLNLKMSGTTLKRMVGKTIFAVSKDDMRPVLTGLLLQVKGSEVRMVATDGHRLSKISRFDANITGEPRDEVIPMKALNLLTRSLDDDDEVSIGLAQTRAVFHTDGQRLITRLIDGNYPKYEQVIPTSQPSQLRIRTGEWMSAVRRTSIFASSISHQVKLDIKAGELKIEASDPEYGGHAEEHVPCNFVGEDLEIAYNSQYLSDCLRQIDTEDTEVGLSNSNDAAIIKPTHQATDEEFLMLLMPIRLR
- a CDS encoding polysaccharide deacetylase family protein, producing the protein MIDLLPDLAARILPDVASRGQGRHIYLTFDDGPDPDITPQLLDHLGHASVRAAFFLTGRQVERHPDIARRIIREGHILGSHGYDHRPLTFASPGRAGADLDRADAAIRQATGFCPFLYRPPYGRIGPGVYRAARLRERRIVLWRYAPGDWKPLGRELLAARLLRNVGPGDIVLLHDRGAGVGDLIAALPEVLAEWQRRGMTFTALP